Genomic segment of Vulpes lagopus strain Blue_001 chromosome 7, ASM1834538v1, whole genome shotgun sequence:
ctccctctgcctctctctctctctctctctctctctctgtgactatcataaataaataaaaaaattaaaaaaaaaataaaaggggagcctgggtgactcagataaGAATctcacttcagctcaggttatgatctctgggtcctgggatggagccccatgtcccactccccactcagcaggggagtctgcttctccctctgccgctctccctgctaatgcatgctctctctcaaaaatttattttattttatttttttaaagattttattcatttattcatgagacacacagagagactgaggtagagggagcctgatgtgggacttgatcccgatcccgggtctccaggatcacaacctgggctgcaggcggtactaaactgctgcgccactggggcagcttttttttttttttttttttctttttaaagattttattcacttgaaACACAGATAGTGAGCAAGCAAGCCTGGGcaggggaagagaggcagagggagaagcagacttcccactgaacagggagcctgactatGACAACAGGataattgatcccaggacccagagatcaagacctgagccacgcaggtgccctaataaaatctttttgaaaaaagagaaatctacTGAACTTTAAATGTGACtatttagaaaacttttaaaattgggggtaggtgggtgggtgggacaCAGAAAGTGCAACAAGCAACACTTGCTTGCAATACAGCTTGTAGCTGTCATTTGTTAAGCCCTCCTTAATTTCTCTCCCAACCCAAGGGGTTCAAGAGTCTGTGAACACCATAAGTTGAATAAATGTATCTGAACAGTTATATTCCATGATTTCAGGGTACCAGCTTTTTAGGGGTGCATGAGACTCAGAAAAGACCCaggaatgtttttaaattttttaatgtatttattttttaagattatttatttattcatgagacatacagagagagagagaggcagagacataggcagagggagaagcaggcttcccacaggactgactcaatcccaggcccctgggatcatgacctgagccaaaggcagacagaagctcaaccactgagccactcgggcatcccCCAGGAATGTTTTAGACTCATTGTTTCAGCTCTTGGATTTGTCCAACTCTGTATGCCCCAGGTCCAGCAACAGTCTTGATTCTACATAAGGAGGACAAGTAGCTGATGAAGAATGAAAGAATGCTCACACAACATGCACCCCAAGAGAAGCTCAGTCCAAAAAGGAACTACTTGATCCCATCATCAGGACACTGAGCACATACTTGATTGTGACTTTGCAGAGAAAGCAAAGATCCAGTGCTGCCAAGGTGGGAAATGGAAAGACCCAGAGCTGCTTCTTAATTCCCAGCAGGGGAGCTAAGAATGAAGCCTGTAGAGTGGATTATGTAAGTGTGGACCTGAGTTTCAACCTTTcctgcaaattaaaattacatgagGCACCCTTATGCCAAGTAAATCAAAATCTGACAGGGAGCTTGGCCTCAGTACTTTTTAAAGCTCTATAGGTGTTTCCTACATGGAGCCAAGTTTGAGGACATCATCACGTAGGGGTAGGTTCGCAGTTCTCAAAGTGTATTCCTCGGACCAGCAGCATCAGGATGGCTTGAGAACTTGTCACAAACACATTCTTGGGCCCCCACCCCAGACTTAAAAATCAGAACGTCCACACGATTCCATGATAAAGTTGGAGACTCATGAATATAGACAGTTCATGAGCAACAGGATCCAGGAAATCaagcctgtttccttcctctgacAGTACTGCCACCATGCATCAGAAAACTTTGGTTTAAGTGGCCTGTGGATTTGCCTTGAGGGTGACagtctaggggctcctgggtggctcagtgggttaagtgtcagccttttactcaggtcatgatcttggagccctgggatcaagccccatgtcaggctccctgcttagtggggaacctgcttctccctctcctgctccccctgcttgtgctcgctcgctctcaaataaaaaaatgaaatcttacggGAAAAAAGGTGAGACCGTCTAAAGCCATGTATGGCTGGTCTgaactgagatgtgctgtaagtgtgAAATACACaccagggtgcctaggtggctcagtcagttaagggtctgccttcaactcaggtcatgatctcagggtcctggaatggagctcctactgggctccctgctcagtagggagtctgcttcttgctctccctctgcccctccccgcttgcattctctctcaaataaaaaaaaaaaaaatatatatatatatacatatacacacaccagatttcaaagacctAGTACCCTCCAAAGAGAAATAGCTCAATAATTTATTGCACTGATTATATGCTGAAATAGTATTTTGGATATGTTAggttaaataaaaatcactaaaattaatGTCACttttttacctcatttttaaaaatgtggttacTAGGAAATTTGAAATAACGTATGTGACTTGCATTTGTGGCTCAATTTAAATTTCTATTGAACCAAGCTGAAGAGAGTCTTACAATGTATGTGTATAATTCACAGGGGCTAACACAGTATGAGGGAGTTTCAGAAACCCCTTTAACTCATTCAGACTAAACAATCCTTGAAGTCAGaaattgtacacacacacacggcccCTTAAAAAATATCAAGGGTTTTGCTTTCCGATCCTGATTCATTTTACTTCACACGTCCCTTTTTGTCATCTTAAACAGgggcttagggatccctgggtggcgcagcggtttggcgcctgcctttggcccggggcgcgatcctggggaccctggatcgagtcccacatcgggctcccggtgcatggagcctgcttctccctctgcctgtgtctctgcccccccccctctctgtgactatcataaattaaaattaaaacaaaacaaaacaaaaaacaggggcTTACAATACTGTGTGCCAGGTAAGCGAGTTTTAGGTAAGCGAGTGCTTTGCTCAAAAGGGTCAAGGTTAGGTCTCTGCTCCCACTCCACAAATGCTGCAAGGAACGAAAAGGCACGCCTTAAAGGGGGGGGTACCTCGCAGATGAGTGACAGCGGGTCAGGAAGGCCACCCTTCCTCTCGCAAGGGACTAGCTGCAATCGCAAAGACCCAGTTCAGGTTCGAGCTCCGCCACTTGCTCGCCGGAGCTTTGAGCAGGTGAGTTCACCTCTCCCAACCTGGGTCTCCTTTCCAGCCCAAGGTCGGAGCTACGCTTAGAGATCCCAACTTGGAGATCCTTACGGCTTTCCCACCCGCCAGCGCCCCGGACACCCCGCGGAGTAGGACGACCTGCCCGCTCCACGATCCAAAAGCTGCAAGAGGAAGGTTCGACTCCGGCCTTTAGGAAGCTGATCCCGAGCCCTTTCCGGGGGCACGTCGGGAAATATAGTCTTTTCGGTAAAAAAGTCACTTCCGGGTCAAAATACGAGAGTGGGCGTGGCTCCGGGGTCCCTTCCCCCATTGGGTGTTGAATTTCCCGGCTACCCAAAACTTGCGGTTTTTTGGGTTCCGGTTGTTGACAGGCACTGCTACTTCCCTTTTAGCTTCATGTGCGCCTCTGCGCATGCCCCGTGTGCTTGTCCGCCAGTCGAGGGggactttggttttgtttcaaagactacatttcccagaaggcCGCGCGAGTGGGCGGGGCTCCTCGCCCCAAGGGGTGGGGCGCGGCACTCGGAGCGGACGCCGAGCCTGtgacctctttctttcttttatttaacgCAAAACTGGTGTGTCCACGCGCAGTGCTCCGCGGCCGGGCCGGACCCGGCGCGGACTGGCCAGCTCGGCCCGGCCCTTTGGAAGGCGAGGCCGAGGTGCACTGGGAGAACGAGtgagcccctcccctgctccctctcctggaGTTTGGAACTGTCAAGCTCCAGCTCCCATCCTCTCTCCAGGCTCAAGACCCCTGCGCGGCCCACGCCGCGGGCCCGGCCGCGctcgggggccgggccgggcctgcCTGGCCGGTGAGAATCTGCACCAGCAGGTCGGTGGCCAGCATGTGCGAGGGCTCCTCGAAGCCGATGGTCAGCAGCTGCTGGTAGTCTCCCGGCGGCTGCGGGCACAAAATCCTGGGGGCCAGGACAGACAGGCCTGGACGTGAGCGCCCCCTGCTCCTCGGGAGCCCCTCCCCTCGAGTGAGAGGCTGTGGCTGAAAGAGGCTTTGTTTCAGCTGGGGGTGGGAAGAACCCTGGGGGGAAAGTGGTTTCCCTGTTGAGGAGAAACCTAGAGGGTAATGGCTCTGGGAGGCTGCACGACTCTATCCCTGGCCTGGCCTATCTATCACCCAGCTGCTGTGTGTCCTTAGGCAggtaacttaacctctctgagcaccTGTTTACTTCTTTGTAAGATGGGGCTTGTAGCACAGACTTAAATGGGTTGTGACACAAGTCTGCATAAAGCACTTTTCAGGGCATAATAAAATGCTATCCTTATTACCAAGGGAAACAATGTTGGGAGAAGTGGATGGTCTTTGGTGGGGTTCCGCCCCTCCCTCCAGGTCCCAAACCTACTTTGCCATCACCCTAGCTCCTACCATGAATAAAGGTCATCCTCCGCAGGTCCCAGCGGCACCCAGCGGCCAATGGACCACAGCTTCTGGATCTGGGGGCACGAATTGGCCGGGCTCTTGCCTGTGTCTTCCCATGTATCTCGATAGCACAGAAAGtagctgggaggggagggggcatcAGTTAAGAAGGAGCAGTTTCCTAGCTTCTGTTGAGGGCTTTGAATTTGGGAGCAAGTGGAAACTCATCAGAATTTGCCCTCAAATCCTCAGGTAGGGATGTAGCTCAATATTGAGGCCTTTTCTCCCTGCTAGCCTACTTTTAAgatgaggatttttattttaatggaaggGTGATTTTTTAAGGTGGGGATGGCCTTTCAAAGAGCTTTGGTTTCCTGCTTGGCTttccatggtggtggtggtggtggtggtggtggttcagAGGCCCACACTGGCATTCCGCAAAGAGAGGGGAGAATTTTGGTTTTATAAGGGCACTCACTAATCCACATGGGAATCTTGCCCCCTGCCGCTGGGCTCTGGGGTGGTTTCCAGGTTCCATCGCATCTTCTTATAGAGGTATCGGGGGAAGCGGCTGGCAGTGTAGGCGGCTGGGGCACAGTATCTGAAGATGGACACTTCATGGGAAGGGCTGATGGAGAACCTCCCACAGAAGAAACAGGAGATGCTGACAGTAGACAGGAGAGTGGGGGAATGAGGCAGGGCTCTGGACTccaccctttccccacccccattccagTCTCCTACCCTTTTACCTTAGGGGGTCAGTCTCCTCCAGGTCCACGAACCCAAAGGAGGCATACATGAGGACCAGCTGTTCCAGGCGCAGGGTCAGCTGTTGGGATATCTCCAACAGCTGCATGGAAGAAGGGGCATAATGAGATTAGCTGGCCTGCCAGGATcgccctccccccaccatctCCCACTCCTGAGGTTCTGATGAAAAGGGCATGGGGTCTAGGAAACCCTAGACCCCCTTTCACACACCCCCTTTCGAACCAGCTCCTGCAGGGCTCCGTAGATGGGGGGCACACTCCGTGCAGCTGCCTCCAGGTAGAGAAAGTAGGGCTCACACATCTGTAAGAAGGTGGGCATGGCCTTGGCCAGCTGTTCCTTCTGCACGCGGTCCCTGCTAAATAGAAAAGGAGGCCTTTGCCTGGAGTCCATCCCATTCTATTCACTGCCGACTTGTACCCCTAGCCTGGACCCCCTATTAAAAATTCCCCCTGTGCCAGGCCTTTCTCAGAATATCTTCCAGGATCATTTGCATCAAAACCATTGGGAACACTTGTTAAGATGCTGACACCTGAATTCTGCAACTGACTTTCACTCAAAATTTCCTGTAGGGTGGAGCCCAGAAATCTAGGGTTTAAACAGCCTCCCAGAGGATTCCAATGGATACTGGAAATGTGAGAATTACAGCCCCTTTCCCCCTGGGCTGGGAATCATGCTATCCCTTGGGGtttcggggtgtgtgtgtgtgtgtgtgtgtgtgtgtgtgtgtctcacactggtagcccatgggccaaatctggcaCAGATTGGTTTTGTTTAGCTTGCCCAGGGTTCAAAATATAAGCCAACAGTTAAAAAACTGGGAGAAAAGTCCTCGTGAATTGGCAACCCCTGGGGGCCACATAATAGCAGGTGCTCCCTCACCCCGAATTTCTACATAGTCCTCATCATTCTTCGAAATGGGATCCCCCAATCAACGAGCTTCGTTTACTGTCTCTGGTTTCTGATGCTTTTGAGTTTGGGGAGCTCGCGTGTGTTGCTTGTACTGTTACCCTCTCCTCAGTCTCCTCAGGTAACTCAGTTACCCTCTCGGGAGCTAGGACCCCGTCCAGCATCACCTGTAAAGTAAGTAGCTCTGGAAATCATCTGCCTTCTTGAGCAGGTAGCGGAGCTGTTCCGTGATGGGGCTGAACATGGTGTCCAAGGGGAGGCGAGGCGGGGCGGGCCCCGGGGCCAGAGGCTCGGGGGAAGGAGTAGCGGTAGAGGCCTCCTGCAGCTGCCCCTGGACGTCCTCCGGTTCCGCCTCCGGTGGATCCCCAGGTCCGCCAGGGGACGCCAACCAGGATGCGTCTCCGCAGGGCTGCGCCCCAGCTTCC
This window contains:
- the C7H19orf67 gene encoding UPF0575 protein C19orf67 homolog, whose product is MATEQWFVEPLPPGPGETPPPDDLEAGAQPCGDASWLASPGGPGDPPEAEPEDVQGQLQEASTATPSPEPLAPGPAPPRLPLDTMFSPITEQLRYLLKKADDFQSYLLYSRDRVQKEQLAKAMPTFLQMCEPYFLYLEAAARSVPPIYGALQELVRKGLLEISQQLTLRLEQLVLMYASFGFVDLEETDPLSISCFFCGRFSISPSHEVSIFRYCAPAAYTASRFPRYLYKKMRWNLETTPEPSGRGQDSHVDYYFLCYRDTWEDTGKSPANSCPQIQKLWSIGRWVPLGPAEDDLYSWILCPQPPGDYQQLLTIGFEEPSHMLATDLLVQILTGQAGPARPPSAAGPAAWAAQGS